One Campylobacter concisus DNA segment encodes these proteins:
- a CDS encoding hemagglutinin repeat-containing protein — MSLNPNAFYKSSFDLVANGSKKAVYSTIDSGNDINLNAKSALSLKGANLNSGNDTNLNAELIAISNTNDESYHKEEHKSSRVGYLKSLMKC; from the coding sequence ATATCTTTAAATCCAAACGCATTTTATAAGAGCAGCTTTGATCTTGTTGCAAATGGCAGTAAAAAGGCAGTTTATAGCACTATAGACTCAGGCAATGATATAAATTTAAATGCCAAAAGTGCTCTTAGCCTAAAAGGTGCAAACCTAAACTCTGGCAATGATACAAATTTAAACGCAGAGCTTATAGCTATATCAAACACAAATGATGAAAGCTACCATAAAGAGGAGCATAAGAGTAGCAGAGTAGGGTATCTTAAAAGCCTAATGAAGTGCTAA